One Schistocerca cancellata isolate TAMUIC-IGC-003103 chromosome 1, iqSchCanc2.1, whole genome shotgun sequence genomic region harbors:
- the LOC126092613 gene encoding probable N-acetyltransferase san: MTRSKIELGDVTPHNIKQLKRLNQVVFPVSYNDKFYKDVLEAGELAKLAYYNDIVVGAVCCRIDTSENLRRLYIMTLGCLYHYRRLGIGTKMVEHVLNYVEKDGNFDSIFLHVQVNNEGAIEFYKKFGFEIVETKERYYKRIEPADAHVLQKTLRPQSREDK; this comes from the exons ATGACCCG GTCCAAAATAGAACTCGGTGATGTCACACCacacaatataaaacaactgaAGCGCCTTAATCAAGTTGTCTTCCCAGTGTCATATAATGACAAGTTCTATAAGGATGTCTTGGAAGCAGGAGAACTAGCGAAATTAG CATATTACAACGACATCGTTGTGGGTGCTGTGTGCTGCAGAATTGATACATCAGAGAATTTGCGGCGTCTGTATATTATGACACTGGGTTGTCTTTATCACTATCGCCGGTTAGGAATTGGTACGAAAATGGTGGAACATGTACTGAACTATGTCGAAAAGGACGGAAATTTTGACAGCATTTTCTT gCATGTACAAGTAAACAACGAAGGTGCCATCGAGTTCTATAAGAAATTTGGCTTTGAGATTGTTGAAACGAAAGAGCGATACTATAAACGGATAGAACCTGCTGATGCTCATGTTTTACAAAAGACACTTAGACCCCAATCACGAGAAGACAAGTGA